In one Thermosipho ferrireducens genomic region, the following are encoded:
- the rsmG gene encoding 16S rRNA (guanine(527)-N(7))-methyltransferase RsmG, which yields MNQKVQNLMKEYVSKIINAPLNLTSHKDLEIAYQLLAVDSIKPIKASDIGEVFLDVGTGGGVPGVFLRMIFDVQGVLVDSSKKKISYVERICRELKIDRLEFIGERVENLRSYREKFDAVTAKAVAELRILLELTAPFAKVGGKLLLYKGPRWKEEYKVSENAMIQLGISLDEVREYEILNKKRFLLVFGKKFPAPEKYPRKYSQIIKKPL from the coding sequence ATGAATCAAAAAGTGCAAAATCTTATGAAAGAATATGTAAGTAAAATAATAAACGCCCCATTGAATCTCACCTCTCATAAAGATCTTGAAATTGCATACCAGCTTTTAGCAGTCGATAGTATAAAACCTATAAAAGCAAGTGACATAGGAGAAGTTTTTTTGGATGTGGGAACTGGCGGAGGAGTTCCAGGGGTTTTTTTGCGAATGATTTTTGATGTACAGGGTGTACTGGTAGATTCATCTAAAAAAAAGATAAGTTATGTGGAAAGAATATGTAGAGAACTTAAAATTGATAGATTGGAATTTATAGGAGAACGTGTGGAAAATTTAAGGTCTTATAGAGAAAAATTTGATGCAGTAACTGCAAAAGCTGTTGCGGAATTAAGAATACTTTTAGAGCTTACAGCACCTTTTGCAAAAGTGGGAGGAAAATTATTATTATACAAAGGTCCTCGATGGAAGGAAGAATACAAGGTTTCTGAAAATGCTATGATACAACTTGGGATATCACTCGACGAGGTAAGGGAATATGAGATTTTAAATAAAAAAAGATTTTTGTTGGTTTTCGGAAAAAAATTCCCAGCGCCTGAAAAATATCCGAGAAAATATTCTCAAATTATCAAAAAACCTTTATGA
- a CDS encoding metal-sensing transcriptional repressor, whose product MKKQKHLHKHEKAVRDLKTAKGQIDAIIRMIEDDRYCIDISTQILAVISLLKKANTKVLKTHIETCIKEAINASEEKTVESKLEELEKTIEYMEKHM is encoded by the coding sequence GTGAAAAAACAAAAGCATTTACATAAGCATGAAAAAGCTGTACGAGATCTAAAAACTGCCAAGGGACAAATAGATGCTATTATAAGAATGATAGAGGATGATAGATATTGCATCGACATCTCCACGCAAATTCTTGCTGTTATATCTTTACTCAAAAAAGCCAACACCAAGGTATTAAAAACTCATATAGAAACCTGCATCAAAGAGGCAATTAATGCGAGTGAGGAAAAAACTGTAGAATCAAAACTAGAAGAACTTGAAAAAACCATTGAATATATGGAAAAACACATGTGA
- a CDS encoding LacI family DNA-binding transcriptional regulator: protein MKIKDIAKLAGVSVATVSRVFNDPEKVKPETRKKVLKVVESVGYSPHAVAKFLRTKETGLYALTVMGTVEDVFEDTYSTKFLKGAVEYFSKHGKKIVIDVYSGENILEYYKSIVNSKLFEGVILLDIVDNDPRIDYLKSTNFPFVCVGQNNKNNFIYVDTDNVTGGFLAGKHLYEIGCKKVLYIGGYAELPFERLRLAGFKDACKKFGMKCEIEYANFKEQMVHDIIERYISDNRFLFQGIFCDSDIMAYTAYISLKNYGIDVPVVGFDNIRLSEIASITTIDQNIMLVGYKVAEKLHKLSLGKEVKSEIVPVKLVIRNNTAVFLNL, encoded by the coding sequence ATGAAAATTAAGGATATAGCGAAATTAGCAGGTGTTTCTGTGGCTACAGTGTCAAGGGTCTTTAATGATCCAGAAAAGGTAAAGCCGGAAACCAGAAAGAAAGTTTTGAAAGTGGTGGAATCAGTTGGTTATAGTCCTCATGCAGTTGCAAAATTTTTAAGAACTAAAGAGACCGGGCTATACGCATTAACTGTTATGGGTACTGTGGAAGATGTGTTTGAAGATACATATTCCACAAAATTTTTAAAAGGTGCTGTTGAGTATTTTTCAAAGCATGGAAAAAAGATAGTTATAGATGTATATTCTGGGGAGAATATTCTTGAATATTATAAATCCATTGTTAACAGTAAACTTTTTGAAGGAGTTATTCTTCTCGATATTGTAGATAATGATCCGCGTATAGATTATTTGAAAAGTACAAATTTCCCATTTGTATGTGTGGGTCAGAACAACAAAAACAATTTCATATATGTGGATACAGATAATGTTACAGGAGGTTTTTTGGCTGGAAAACATTTATATGAAATAGGATGTAAAAAGGTATTGTATATAGGTGGGTATGCGGAATTACCTTTTGAAAGATTAAGGCTTGCTGGTTTTAAAGATGCGTGTAAAAAATTTGGTATGAAATGTGAAATAGAATATGCAAATTTTAAGGAACAAATGGTGCATGACATAATCGAGAGATATATTTCAGATAATAGATTTCTATTCCAGGGAATTTTTTGTGATTCTGACATAATGGCGTATACCGCATATATTTCCTTAAAAAATTATGGGATCGATGTTCCAGTTGTAGGATTTGATAATATAAGGCTTTCGGAAATTGCTTCTATAACGACTATAGATCAGAATATAATGCTTGTTGGGTATAAAGTTGCTGAAAAACTCCACAAACTTTCTTTAGGAAAGGAGGTTAAATCGGAAATTGTACCTGTAAAACTTGTTATCAGAAATAATACCGCTGTTTTTCTCAACTTATAA
- the pgmB gene encoding beta-phosphoglucomutase, with protein sequence MVKACIFDLDGVLVDTARYHYLAWKRLAKEMGFDFTEEDNERLKGVSRMRSLEILLDIGKINVSEKQKLELAERKNSWYVEYISKMNESEILPGVNDFLNLLRKSDIKIAVASASKNAKIIIEKTGLGKYLDILVDGTQIQNAKPDPEIFLKASQLLGVKPENCVVFEDSIAGIKAAKAAGMKCIGVGDSEKLWMADKVIPDFLGVDLKVLDFEGGV encoded by the coding sequence GTGGTTAAAGCCTGTATATTTGATCTTGATGGAGTTTTAGTTGACACTGCCAGATACCACTATTTAGCATGGAAAAGACTGGCAAAAGAGATGGGATTCGATTTTACGGAGGAGGATAACGAAAGACTGAAGGGAGTCAGTAGAATGCGTTCTCTGGAAATCTTACTGGATATAGGGAAAATAAACGTCTCTGAAAAACAGAAATTAGAGCTTGCAGAAAGAAAAAATTCATGGTATGTTGAATATATTTCAAAAATGAATGAGTCAGAGATTTTGCCAGGGGTAAATGACTTTTTAAATCTTTTAAGAAAAAGTGATATAAAAATTGCAGTGGCTTCAGCCAGTAAAAATGCAAAAATTATTATAGAAAAAACGGGATTGGGAAAATATTTAGATATTTTAGTTGATGGGACTCAAATTCAAAATGCAAAACCAGACCCTGAGATATTTTTAAAAGCAAGTCAACTATTAGGAGTAAAGCCTGAAAATTGTGTAGTGTTTGAAGATTCAATTGCTGGAATAAAAGCCGCGAAAGCCGCAGGTATGAAATGTATTGGTGTTGGTGATTCAGAAAAGCTCTGGATGGCGGATAAGGTGATACCGGATTTTCTTGGAGTGGATTTGAAAGTTCTGGATTTTGAGGGAGGAGTTTAA
- a CDS encoding ABC transporter substrate-binding protein — MKKVLVVIFSALLFVSLFGVVTITISGWPGNPVEEAAIKEAVDLFNSTHSDIKINWEPIPGDYKQTLMTRLSGGTGPDLFYVDVYVFEELARKNVLLPLDAFIRKDKFDLNQFYSSLINAFTYNGRVYGIAKDFSTLAVYYNKEIFDKYGVPYPTSNDTWDDFLNKALMLKKKGFETPLVLAADFNRVIPFILSFGGRLVKDDLSTALGEPKSRKGLKFYTDLVTKYKVAAEPSTLGVGWIGEALATEKVALGMSGPWTYGYMKGAYPDTLKKMGIVEMPRGEKKATMIYTVSWSINRQTKHKEEAWEVLKFLVTKGQEIFVEKAGVLASNKKIAEKDTDPMKQPFYKGAEYGHPWRVPTVTGIFSIANDQINSLLKDVFAGKITVDKAINTIVKNYNNWVLGE, encoded by the coding sequence ATGAAAAAGGTGTTAGTTGTGATTTTTTCAGCGTTATTATTTGTAAGTCTGTTTGGTGTAGTTACTATTACCATTTCTGGTTGGCCTGGTAACCCAGTGGAAGAGGCAGCCATTAAAGAGGCGGTGGATCTTTTCAATTCTACACACAGTGATATAAAAATAAATTGGGAGCCCATTCCTGGAGATTATAAGCAAACTCTTATGACAAGACTTTCTGGAGGAACCGGTCCTGATCTGTTTTATGTAGATGTTTATGTTTTTGAGGAACTTGCAAGGAAAAATGTGTTATTACCTCTTGATGCTTTTATAAGAAAAGATAAATTTGACCTTAACCAATTCTATTCCTCACTTATAAATGCATTTACTTACAATGGCCGAGTTTATGGAATTGCCAAAGATTTCTCCACTCTGGCAGTGTACTATAACAAAGAAATATTCGATAAGTATGGGGTACCATATCCAACAAGCAACGATACCTGGGATGACTTTTTGAATAAAGCTTTGATGTTAAAGAAAAAAGGTTTTGAAACACCGCTTGTGCTCGCTGCAGATTTCAATAGAGTCATTCCATTTATATTGAGCTTTGGTGGAAGATTAGTTAAAGATGATTTGTCAACAGCTCTTGGGGAACCTAAATCACGCAAAGGATTAAAATTCTACACTGACCTTGTTACAAAATACAAAGTAGCTGCTGAACCTTCTACTCTTGGAGTTGGTTGGATAGGGGAAGCGCTTGCAACAGAAAAAGTTGCACTTGGTATGTCGGGACCATGGACTTATGGTTATATGAAAGGTGCATATCCAGACACATTGAAAAAAATGGGAATAGTTGAAATGCCACGTGGCGAGAAAAAAGCAACGATGATTTACACAGTTTCATGGTCGATAAATAGGCAGACAAAGCATAAGGAAGAAGCCTGGGAAGTCTTAAAATTCCTCGTGACTAAAGGTCAGGAAATATTTGTCGAAAAAGCAGGTGTTTTAGCGTCAAACAAGAAAATAGCAGAAAAAGATACAGATCCTATGAAACAACCATTCTACAAAGGTGCTGAATATGGACACCCGTGGAGAGTCCCAACAGTTACAGGTATATTCTCAATTGCCAATGATCAAATCAACAGTTTGTTAAAAGACGTCTTTGCCGGAAAAATAACAGTTGATAAAGCGATAAATACCATAGTTAAAAACTATAATAATTGGGTGCTTGGAGAGTAA
- a CDS encoding WecB/TagA/CpsF family glycosyltransferase — protein MDIVNFSNLKLMVGTTEDIRTAIVKSICENSKTFVVTLNASILLRSLHDAYYRNVINHAGFVIPDGSGIIWALRRNRNISSDRVTGIDTMLYLCRISKKYNWSVYLLGARPDVVEEAANRLIRSGVNVVGYHHGYFEANGPVEEIERLKPDLLFVGMGVPKQEEWIFKNYHLPFKLAMGVGGSFDVISGKKKRAPIVIQKMRLEWFYRWLQSPIKKRHIPFEILKYSFLVLRGKVR, from the coding sequence GTGGACATTGTAAATTTTTCGAATCTTAAGTTGATGGTAGGAACTACGGAAGATATAAGAACTGCTATTGTAAAAAGTATTTGTGAAAACAGCAAAACGTTTGTGGTAACGTTGAATGCATCTATCCTTCTTAGAAGTCTTCATGATGCCTATTATCGCAATGTTATAAATCATGCTGGTTTTGTAATACCTGATGGTTCTGGCATTATATGGGCTTTGAGAAGAAACAGAAATATAAGTTCGGATAGGGTTACAGGAATTGATACAATGTTGTATCTTTGTAGAATTTCAAAAAAGTATAATTGGTCGGTATATTTGTTAGGAGCCAGGCCTGATGTGGTTGAAGAAGCGGCTAACAGATTAATAAGAAGTGGTGTGAATGTTGTAGGATATCATCATGGATATTTTGAAGCAAATGGTCCAGTTGAAGAAATAGAAAGGTTGAAACCTGATTTGCTTTTTGTCGGGATGGGAGTTCCCAAACAAGAAGAATGGATTTTTAAAAATTATCACCTGCCGTTTAAACTTGCCATGGGTGTGGGTGGAAGTTTCGATGTTATTTCTGGTAAGAAAAAAAGGGCACCTATAGTAATACAGAAAATGAGATTAGAATGGTTTTATAGATGGCTTCAATCTCCTATCAAAAAGCGTCATATCCCATTTGAAATATTGAAGTATAGTTTTCTTGTTTTAAGAGGTAAAGTAAGATGA
- a CDS encoding carbohydrate ABC transporter permease — protein sequence MKWRTKEALYGYIFSLPMILVFLIFLIYPIIMSVYYSFTNYQPLEAQKFNYTFDPKEAIEFHTGYFIEDAPSLEELKSVFDPVSFVEVDVGVNLDENQKEAIRKYFNVDLLLKDFIENKLDIEIKISDFMKRYMSKESSLFSKYIPDFVGVNNFKRLLKDDLFWTSLWNTILYTIIVVPVQTLLAVILAVAANLKIRGVNFYKLVFFIPSITSSAAISMIFLLIYSKPGILNRLLVTLSGGRFVPIDWLNEPKVALFAIMMMNIWTTAGYFMVTFLAGLQDIPSSIYEAARIDGANAWNTFWKITFPLLRPQILFVSIMGTIGCMQVFDQIYFLIKNLRNITISFYIYKNAFEYGRMGYASALAFVLFGIILLITMVQRKVVKEEY from the coding sequence TTGAAATGGCGAACTAAAGAAGCATTATATGGATACATATTTTCGTTACCTATGATTCTTGTTTTTTTGATTTTTCTGATATACCCTATAATAATGTCTGTATATTATAGTTTTACAAATTATCAACCTTTAGAAGCTCAGAAATTTAATTATACATTTGACCCGAAAGAAGCGATAGAATTTCATACTGGCTATTTTATAGAAGATGCACCATCTTTGGAAGAGTTAAAAAGTGTATTTGATCCTGTGTCATTTGTTGAGGTTGATGTAGGGGTAAATCTTGACGAAAATCAAAAAGAAGCAATAAGAAAATACTTTAACGTTGATCTTCTTTTGAAAGATTTTATCGAGAATAAACTCGATATTGAAATAAAGATTTCTGATTTTATGAAACGTTATATGAGTAAAGAATCATCACTTTTTTCAAAATATATACCTGATTTTGTTGGGGTGAATAACTTTAAAAGACTTTTAAAAGATGATTTGTTTTGGACTTCACTCTGGAATACTATTTTATATACCATAATAGTTGTACCTGTGCAAACATTGCTGGCTGTAATTTTGGCCGTGGCAGCCAATCTAAAAATTCGTGGAGTTAATTTTTACAAATTGGTATTTTTCATTCCTTCGATAACATCTTCGGCAGCAATATCTATGATTTTTCTTCTAATTTACTCAAAACCTGGTATATTGAATAGGTTACTTGTTACTTTGTCCGGTGGCAGATTTGTTCCAATAGATTGGTTGAATGAGCCAAAAGTAGCTCTTTTTGCTATTATGATGATGAATATATGGACAACAGCAGGGTATTTTATGGTAACTTTTCTTGCAGGTCTTCAGGATATTCCCAGCTCAATATACGAAGCAGCGAGGATAGATGGTGCAAATGCCTGGAACACTTTCTGGAAAATTACTTTTCCGCTCTTGAGGCCTCAAATTTTATTTGTTTCAATAATGGGAACCATAGGCTGTATGCAGGTTTTTGATCAAATTTATTTTCTTATAAAAAACTTAAGAAATATCACTATTTCATTTTATATTTATAAAAATGCATTCGAGTATGGAAGAATGGGTTATGCTTCTGCACTGGCATTTGTGTTATTTGGAATAATATTGTTAATAACAATGGTTCAAAGAAAAGTGGTTAAAGAAGAATATTAA
- the mnmE gene encoding tRNA uridine-5-carboxymethylaminomethyl(34) synthesis GTPase MnmE, with protein sequence MKEDVSLERETFAAISSPVGTGAIGVVRINGPESHKIVKKLMSKRIDDIKYRMVYHVELISENQIIDEVNLVFYKAPNSFTGDDMVEIYCHGGVIVTRKVLDALIRNGARLAERGEFTRRAFLNGKINLIEAESIYRIIEAKSEKALKIAMQNLKGALGKEIEELREELLNILAEIEVSIDYPDDIEIDENKIYMKLEAVAIKVKKKILEGRKGLHLSTGVVMAIVGKPNTGKSTLLNRLLYEDRAIVTDIPGTTRDVIKGEIDIRGVHFIIADTAGIRKTEDPIEKIGIERSIKEIQKADIILFVLDATTGFTNEDEYIYERIKSYNYLPVWNKIDTNNNIKELEIPHIEISALTGKGIRELEKKIVERVKEIIESGETSHVITYRQYEALQRAYKYLDNALKGLKIGLEFDVISIDIRKCLEEFDKLIGRTFSDDLLNTIFSNFCVGK encoded by the coding sequence ATGAAGGAGGATGTCTCTTTGGAAAGAGAAACCTTTGCGGCGATTTCATCACCTGTTGGTACAGGAGCAATTGGTGTTGTGAGAATAAATGGTCCAGAGAGTCACAAAATAGTTAAAAAGTTAATGAGTAAACGTATAGATGACATTAAATACAGGATGGTTTACCATGTAGAACTTATTAGTGAAAATCAGATAATTGACGAGGTCAATTTAGTATTTTATAAAGCACCGAATTCTTTTACAGGGGATGACATGGTAGAAATATATTGCCATGGTGGAGTAATTGTGACAAGAAAAGTACTTGACGCTCTTATAAGAAATGGGGCGAGACTGGCGGAACGTGGAGAGTTTACAAGAAGGGCTTTTTTAAATGGGAAAATAAATTTAATTGAAGCGGAATCTATTTATCGAATAATTGAGGCGAAAAGCGAAAAGGCATTGAAAATAGCAATGCAAAATTTAAAGGGAGCCTTAGGTAAAGAAATTGAAGAATTGAGAGAAGAATTACTAAATATTTTGGCAGAAATAGAGGTTTCGATAGATTACCCGGATGATATAGAAATTGACGAGAATAAAATTTATATGAAGTTAGAAGCAGTTGCGATTAAAGTAAAGAAAAAAATACTGGAAGGGCGAAAAGGTCTACACTTGAGTACAGGAGTAGTTATGGCAATAGTAGGAAAACCAAACACAGGGAAATCTACACTGTTGAATAGATTATTATATGAGGATAGAGCTATTGTGACGGATATACCTGGTACAACAAGAGATGTAATAAAAGGAGAAATAGATATTCGTGGCGTTCATTTTATTATAGCAGATACTGCCGGGATTAGAAAAACTGAAGATCCTATTGAAAAAATAGGTATTGAGCGTTCTATAAAAGAAATCCAGAAAGCGGATATTATACTATTCGTGTTGGATGCAACGACAGGTTTTACCAATGAAGATGAGTACATATACGAGAGGATAAAAAGTTATAATTATTTACCCGTCTGGAACAAAATAGATACGAACAATAACATAAAAGAGCTAGAAATTCCTCATATAGAAATTAGTGCATTGACTGGCAAAGGAATCAGAGAACTTGAGAAAAAGATAGTAGAACGCGTGAAAGAGATTATAGAAAGCGGGGAAACCTCTCATGTGATTACTTACCGGCAATATGAAGCTTTACAAAGAGCTTATAAATATCTTGATAATGCGTTGAAAGGGTTAAAAATTGGTCTGGAATTTGATGTAATTTCAATAGATATCAGAAAGTGCCTTGAAGAGTTTGATAAGTTAATAGGAAGAACTTTTTCAGACGATTTACTTAATACAATTTTTTCTAACTTTTGTGTTGGGAAATAA
- a CDS encoding TIGR00266 family protein, translating to MRFDVEFKGSYSILFVTLSPGESILAETGALVSMTGNVNVETSTGGIFKALKRALLGGEHLFLNKFSALSKSRIAFAPRLPGDIEVVSLNGGLIVQSTSFLASDVSIDLDTKFGGFKSFFAGEGFFLLKLSGIGKAAISSFGAIYTITLDAGEKLTVDTGHIVAFDETMSYSVRTFGGIKSTLFGGEGLVCDFVGPGRIFIQTRNYPDFVSWIKSLVPKDTGSR from the coding sequence TTGCGATTTGATGTTGAATTTAAAGGATCGTATAGTATTTTGTTTGTAACTCTTTCACCTGGAGAGAGTATTTTAGCAGAAACTGGTGCGTTGGTCTCCATGACAGGTAATGTCAATGTGGAGACAAGTACAGGTGGAATATTCAAAGCTTTAAAAAGAGCACTGCTCGGTGGCGAACACTTATTTTTAAACAAATTCAGTGCTTTATCAAAATCCAGAATAGCCTTTGCTCCACGCCTTCCCGGGGATATAGAAGTAGTTTCTTTAAACGGAGGATTGATAGTACAATCCACATCTTTTTTGGCATCTGATGTATCCATAGATCTTGATACTAAATTTGGGGGCTTTAAAAGCTTTTTTGCCGGCGAAGGTTTTTTCCTTCTCAAACTTTCTGGAATTGGCAAAGCTGCTATTTCCTCTTTTGGTGCAATATATACTATAACATTAGACGCAGGTGAGAAATTAACTGTAGATACCGGTCACATAGTTGCTTTTGATGAAACCATGAGCTATTCTGTAAGAACTTTCGGCGGAATTAAGTCAACTTTATTTGGCGGAGAAGGTTTAGTATGTGATTTTGTAGGACCTGGTAGAATATTTATTCAAACAAGAAATTATCCAGATTTTGTTTCCTGGATAAAAAGCCTTGTACCAAAAGATACCGGGAGTAGGTGA
- a CDS encoding type III PLP-dependent enzyme, with protein MEKYKVHQRLKKLAGIYGTPLLVMDLEIVKRNYELLVKSVKNSKVYYAVKANSHKKILTLLNNLGSNFDVASRGEIEKLLSIGVLPERMSFGNTIKKSSDIKFAHDVGIKLFAADSEMEIEKIAQNAPGAQVYVRISTNGMESDADWPLTRKFGTSVDHAIMLVKYAKSLGLNPVGVSFHVGSQSYNPNNWRVAIREVSVIFEETKRMGINLSMVNTGGGMPVKYSKNIPSIEEISEVINQAVEDYLEDNITVILEPGRSMVGNAGIMVSSVILRSRKGEEEWVYTDAGVFHGLTETIQNIRYEISVIGKEDDPLKEFVLAGPTCDSVDVMYYDAMLPESVALDDILVIYNTGAYTTEYGTTFNGMAPPRVMFEKGLLMADIKMAEENIHEG; from the coding sequence ATGGAAAAATATAAAGTTCACCAACGTCTGAAAAAATTAGCAGGTATTTATGGAACACCGTTACTTGTAATGGACCTGGAAATTGTAAAGAGGAATTATGAGCTGTTGGTGAAAAGTGTGAAAAACAGCAAAGTCTATTACGCAGTGAAAGCTAATTCTCATAAAAAAATATTAACGCTCTTAAATAATTTAGGAAGTAATTTTGATGTTGCTTCACGGGGTGAAATAGAAAAACTTCTTTCAATAGGGGTTCTTCCTGAAAGAATGAGTTTTGGAAATACAATAAAAAAATCTTCAGACATAAAATTTGCTCATGATGTAGGAATAAAATTGTTTGCAGCAGATTCTGAAATGGAGATAGAAAAAATAGCCCAAAACGCTCCAGGAGCTCAAGTGTATGTCAGGATAAGTACTAACGGTATGGAAAGTGATGCTGATTGGCCGTTAACCAGAAAATTTGGAACAAGTGTGGATCATGCGATAATGCTTGTTAAGTATGCAAAAAGTTTAGGATTGAATCCGGTAGGAGTAAGCTTTCATGTTGGTTCTCAAAGTTATAATCCTAACAACTGGAGAGTTGCAATAAGGGAAGTTTCAGTAATCTTTGAAGAGACAAAAAGAATGGGTATAAATCTTTCTATGGTAAATACGGGTGGAGGAATGCCTGTGAAATATTCTAAAAATATTCCTTCAATTGAGGAAATATCGGAGGTTATAAATCAGGCAGTTGAAGACTATTTAGAGGATAATATTACCGTTATATTAGAACCTGGTAGATCAATGGTAGGTAACGCCGGTATTATGGTTTCATCGGTGATTTTACGTAGTAGAAAAGGAGAAGAAGAATGGGTTTATACTGATGCAGGAGTTTTTCATGGTTTAACAGAAACGATTCAAAATATACGATACGAAATATCGGTTATTGGCAAAGAAGATGATCCACTTAAAGAATTCGTTTTAGCAGGTCCAACATGTGATAGTGTTGATGTTATGTATTATGATGCGATGCTCCCGGAGAGTGTAGCGCTTGATGATATACTCGTTATATATAACACAGGGGCTTACACCACAGAGTATGGTACGACTTTTAACGGGATGGCCCCTCCGAGAGTAATGTTTGAAAAAGGATTGCTGATGGCGGATATAAAAATGGCAGAAGAAAACATTCATGAAGGTTAA
- a CDS encoding carbohydrate ABC transporter permease, with protein sequence MKKWTIARIISYIVLIAYVVISLFPFLWAFLVSLTPMTYVDENGETRGVDIMKWPPQIRLFPPKAFGAPLSFKNYVEIFRVVPLYGRWVLNTVIYASLLTLGNLILDTLGGYAFARLRFPLKNIIFTLFLATMMVPFQVTMIPLYNMLVKYGLINTYRGLFLPKLTNVFGLFLMRQFFLNFPKELEEAARIDGSSIPGIFFKIVIPNAKPAIAALSIYTFMGAWNEFMWPLIVTSRKEMFTLTMGLNFFRATYYTYWQYMMAASLFMTVPMLIIFLSFQKQFIETGKAIAVKG encoded by the coding sequence ATGAAAAAGTGGACAATTGCTCGAATAATATCTTATATAGTTTTAATAGCTTATGTTGTAATATCTCTTTTCCCCTTTTTATGGGCATTTCTTGTTTCGCTTACGCCAATGACTTACGTGGATGAGAATGGTGAAACTCGTGGTGTAGATATTATGAAATGGCCTCCTCAAATAAGATTGTTTCCACCAAAAGCATTTGGTGCTCCTTTGAGCTTTAAAAATTATGTAGAAATATTCAGAGTAGTACCTTTATATGGAAGATGGGTTCTGAATACCGTGATATATGCTTCTTTACTTACTTTAGGAAATTTAATACTTGATACGTTAGGAGGTTACGCTTTTGCTCGTTTGAGGTTTCCGTTAAAAAATATAATATTTACTTTGTTCCTTGCAACTATGATGGTTCCATTTCAGGTTACAATGATACCTTTGTATAATATGCTTGTGAAATATGGACTGATCAATACCTATCGTGGATTGTTTTTGCCAAAACTAACCAACGTATTTGGTCTTTTCCTTATGAGACAATTCTTTTTAAATTTCCCAAAAGAACTGGAGGAAGCAGCAAGAATAGATGGAAGTTCCATACCAGGGATATTTTTTAAAATAGTTATTCCAAACGCAAAACCAGCAATTGCTGCATTGTCAATTTATACTTTTATGGGGGCATGGAATGAGTTTATGTGGCCACTTATAGTAACTTCGAGAAAAGAAATGTTTACTCTCACCATGGGATTGAACTTTTTCAGAGCAACTTATTATACTTACTGGCAATACATGATGGCGGCTTCTCTTTTCATGACAGTTCCAATGTTAATAATATTTTTATCTTTCCAGAAGCAATTTATTGAAACGGGAAAAGCAATAGCCGTAAAAGGTTAA